A genomic region of Bradyrhizobium sp. ORS 278 contains the following coding sequences:
- a CDS encoding ABC transporter ATP-binding protein, which produces MTDTILDIDNLVVTVGKTRNPNGPRIIDGVSIKVEKGETLCVVGESGSGKSVTSLTTMGLLPKNALHPVSGSVKLVGEELLTATDRRLRELRATKMAMIFQEPMTALNPVVPVGRQIDEVLRAHTSLDGRARRKRILDMMEQVHLPDVERIFGSYPHRLSGGQRQRIMIAMALVLEPKLLIADEPTTALDVTTQKQILSLIRELQHDHGTAVLFITHDMGVVAEIADRVAVMRQGRLVETGALDKILRAPEMDYTRNLLSSVPSLIPRPPRPDSAEPVVLETNDLGKVYRERSFLGKAREVVAAQNVSLTLRKGRTLGIVGESGSGKSTVARCIVRLIDPTSGGVRLAGHEISILTRRLLQPHRKRIQIVFQDPYRSLNPRLTVGESIAEGPVNYGTPHDKAMARARELLELVGLPADAISRYPHQFSGGQRQRIAIARALALDPDVLVADEAVSALDVSVQAQVLELLDEIQRRLGIAILFITHDLRVAAQICDEVVVMQKGRIVEQGPAGEILTHPKEAYTKSLLEAAPGRNWDFANFRPVSEAVA; this is translated from the coding sequence ATGACCGACACCATCCTCGACATCGACAATCTCGTCGTCACCGTCGGCAAGACCAGGAACCCCAACGGCCCGCGCATCATCGACGGCGTCTCGATCAAGGTCGAGAAAGGCGAGACGCTGTGCGTCGTCGGCGAGAGCGGCTCCGGCAAATCGGTGACCTCGCTGACCACGATGGGGCTGCTGCCGAAGAACGCGCTGCACCCGGTCAGCGGCAGTGTCAAGCTGGTTGGCGAGGAACTGCTCACCGCGACGGATCGCCGGCTGCGCGAGCTGCGCGCCACCAAGATGGCGATGATCTTCCAGGAGCCGATGACCGCGCTCAATCCGGTCGTGCCGGTCGGCCGCCAGATCGACGAAGTCTTGCGCGCGCATACGTCGCTCGACGGGCGCGCGCGCCGCAAGCGCATCCTCGACATGATGGAGCAGGTCCACCTGCCCGACGTCGAGCGCATCTTCGGCTCCTACCCGCACCGCCTGTCCGGCGGCCAGCGCCAGCGCATCATGATCGCGATGGCGCTGGTGCTGGAGCCGAAGCTCCTGATCGCCGACGAGCCGACCACCGCGCTCGACGTGACCACGCAGAAGCAGATCCTGTCGCTGATCCGCGAGCTGCAGCACGACCACGGCACCGCGGTGCTGTTCATCACCCACGATATGGGCGTCGTCGCCGAGATCGCCGACCGCGTCGCGGTGATGCGCCAGGGCCGCCTGGTCGAGACCGGTGCGCTCGACAAGATCCTGCGCGCGCCCGAGATGGACTACACGCGCAATTTGCTTTCCTCGGTGCCGAGCCTGATCCCACGCCCGCCGCGTCCCGACAGTGCCGAGCCGGTGGTGCTGGAGACCAACGACCTCGGCAAGGTCTATCGCGAGCGCTCGTTCCTCGGCAAAGCACGCGAGGTCGTGGCCGCGCAGAACGTCTCGCTCACCTTGCGCAAGGGCCGCACGCTCGGCATCGTCGGCGAAAGCGGTTCGGGCAAATCCACCGTGGCGCGCTGCATCGTCCGCCTGATCGATCCGACCTCCGGCGGCGTCCGCCTCGCCGGCCACGAGATCTCGATCCTGACGCGGCGACTCTTGCAGCCGCACCGCAAGCGCATCCAGATCGTGTTCCAGGATCCCTACCGCTCGCTCAATCCGCGTCTGACGGTCGGCGAGAGCATCGCCGAGGGACCGGTCAATTACGGCACGCCGCACGACAAGGCGATGGCGCGGGCGCGCGAGCTGCTCGAGCTGGTCGGCCTGCCCGCGGACGCGATCTCGCGCTATCCGCACCAGTTCTCCGGCGGCCAGCGCCAGCGCATCGCAATCGCCCGCGCGCTCGCGCTCGATCCCGACGTGCTGGTGGCCGACGAGGCGGTGTCCGCGCTTGACGTCTCCGTGCAGGCGCAGGTGCTGGAGCTGCTCGACGAGATCCAGCGCCGGCTCGGCATCGCCATCCTGTTCATCACCCACGACCTGCGCGTCGCCGCGCAGATCTGCGACGAGGTCGTGGTGATGCAGAAGGGCCGCATCGTCGAGCAGGGTCCGGCCGGCGAGATCCTGACTCATCCGAAGGAAGCCTACACCAAGTCCCTGCTCGAAGCCGCCCCCGGCCGGAACTGGGATTTTGCAAACTTCCGCCCGGTCTCGGAGGCGGTGGCCTAA
- a CDS encoding ABC transporter permease, producing MAIVTTPEPSIPVTTRLGPRFGFLTSTPIIAVATVCLTLIVIVSILAPLLAPHDPVLLAPAQRLKPASAQYLLGTDAYGRDLLSRTIYGGRISLLVGVGAAVISIAIGLVIGLVSGFFRWVDAIMMRVMDGLMAIPSILLAIAVVSLSGASVGTVMIAITIVEIPRVARLVRSVVLTAREEPYVEAAISLGTSMPKIMWRHLMPNTIAPLIVQGTYICAAAILTEAILSFLGAGISPETPTWGNIMAEGRSYFQIKPSLIFWPGLLLSIAILSINLIGDAARDALDPRMKQREAGK from the coding sequence ATGGCGATCGTTACCACTCCAGAGCCGTCGATCCCGGTCACCACGCGACTGGGGCCCCGCTTCGGCTTTCTCACCTCGACCCCGATCATCGCGGTGGCCACCGTGTGCCTGACGCTGATCGTGATCGTGTCGATCCTGGCGCCGCTGCTGGCGCCGCATGATCCGGTGCTGCTGGCGCCGGCGCAGCGGCTTAAGCCGGCGAGCGCGCAGTACCTGCTCGGCACCGACGCTTATGGCCGCGACCTGTTGTCGCGCACCATCTATGGCGGCCGCATCTCGCTCCTGGTGGGCGTTGGCGCCGCCGTCATCTCGATCGCGATCGGGCTGGTGATCGGCCTCGTCTCCGGCTTCTTCCGCTGGGTCGACGCCATCATGATGCGCGTGATGGACGGCCTGATGGCGATCCCGAGCATCCTGCTCGCCATCGCCGTGGTGTCGCTGTCCGGCGCCAGCGTCGGCACCGTCATGATCGCGATCACCATCGTCGAGATCCCGCGCGTTGCGCGTCTCGTCCGCTCGGTCGTGCTCACCGCGCGCGAGGAGCCCTATGTCGAGGCCGCGATTTCATTGGGCACATCGATGCCCAAGATCATGTGGCGGCACCTGATGCCGAACACGATCGCGCCGCTGATCGTGCAAGGCACCTACATCTGCGCCGCCGCGATTCTCACCGAGGCGATCCTGTCGTTCCTCGGCGCCGGCATTAGCCCGGAGACGCCGACCTGGGGCAACATCATGGCCGAGGGCCGCTCCTACTTCCAGATCAAGCCGTCACTGATCTTCTGGCCGGGCCTGCTGCTGTCGATCGCCATCCTCTCGATCAACCTGATCGGCGACGCCGCCCGCGATGCGCTCGACCCGCGCATGAAGCAGCGCGAGGCCGGCAAGTGA
- a CDS encoding ABC transporter permease, with translation MIGYLLRRILASIPVMGVVALFVFLLLRLTPGDPAAILAGDNATPEQLERIRTTLGLNEPLYIQFVTWINQLLHGDLGVSLISKVPVLQMIGQRIEPSISVAISTIILSILVAVPLGVIAAWKHGTWIDRFVMALSVLGFSVPVFVIGYILIQVFAINLRWVPVQGFKSLSVGFGPFFERIILPTCALSFIYVALIARMTRAAMLDVLGEDFVRTARAKGVSEIAVLLRHALRNAAVPVITVIGSGFALLISGVVVTESVFNLPGIGRLTVDAVLARDYPVIQGMILLTSFIYLAVNLLIDLAYTILDPRIRY, from the coding sequence ATGATCGGTTATCTGCTTCGCCGCATCCTCGCATCCATCCCGGTGATGGGCGTGGTCGCGCTGTTCGTTTTTCTGCTGTTGCGATTGACGCCCGGCGATCCCGCCGCGATCCTCGCCGGCGACAACGCGACACCCGAGCAGTTGGAGCGCATCCGCACCACACTCGGATTGAACGAGCCGCTCTACATCCAGTTCGTCACCTGGATCAATCAGCTGCTGCATGGCGATCTCGGCGTGTCGCTGATCTCCAAGGTGCCGGTGCTGCAGATGATCGGCCAGCGCATCGAGCCGTCGATCTCGGTGGCGATCTCGACCATCATCCTGTCGATCCTCGTCGCCGTCCCGCTCGGCGTCATCGCGGCGTGGAAGCACGGCACCTGGATCGATCGCTTCGTGATGGCGCTCTCGGTGCTCGGCTTCTCGGTGCCGGTGTTCGTGATCGGCTACATCCTGATCCAGGTGTTCGCGATCAATCTGCGCTGGGTCCCGGTGCAGGGCTTCAAGAGTCTCAGCGTCGGCTTCGGCCCGTTCTTCGAGCGCATCATCCTGCCGACCTGCGCGCTGTCCTTCATCTATGTCGCGTTGATCGCGCGCATGACGCGCGCGGCCATGCTCGACGTGCTCGGTGAGGATTTCGTGCGCACCGCGCGCGCCAAGGGCGTCAGCGAGATAGCGGTGCTGCTGCGTCACGCGCTGCGCAATGCCGCCGTGCCGGTCATCACCGTGATCGGCTCGGGCTTCGCGCTGCTGATCTCTGGTGTCGTCGTCACCGAGAGCGTGTTCAACCTGCCGGGCATCGGCCGCCTCACGGTCGATGCGGTGCTGGCGCGCGACTATCCGGTCATCCAGGGCATGATCCTGTTGACCTCGTTCATCTACCTCGCGGTCAATCTCCTGATCGACCTCGCCTACACCATACTCGATCCACGCATCCGCTACTGA